A window of Castanea sativa cultivar Marrone di Chiusa Pesio chromosome 1, ASM4071231v1 contains these coding sequences:
- the LOC142622308 gene encoding class V chitinase-like, with product MASKTLPYAFFTLLFLHQFHFSSAQTTTVVKAAYWFPESGYLASSINSTLFTHLFCAFADLNSTTYQVTVSSSHSAPFANFTATVQQKNPSVKTLLSIGGGNANASTFASMASQNSTRKSFIDSSIKLARSYNFYGLDLDWEYPSSATEMTNFGYLLNEWRAAVANESKTSNKTALLLSAAVFYTSSYYGGLNYPFQAISNSSDWINIMAYDFYGPSWAPNFTAPPAGLYNITTSQISGDTGIKAWIQAVPAKKVVYGIPFYGYAWSLVNANNHGIFAPANGTATAISSDGSITYSQIKGLKNFTAVYNSSIVTNYCYSGTTWIGYDDTNSTSTKVTYAKGKGLLGYFAWHVGADLNSILAQAASSAWGA from the exons ATGGCTTCCAAAACCCTTCCATATGCATTTTTCACTCTCCTTTTCCTTCACCAATTCCACTTCTCTTCAGCCCAAACAACAACTGTGGTGAAAGCCGCATACTGGTTTCCCGAGAGTGGATACCTGGCTTCCAGCATCAATTCCACACTCTTCACCCATCTATTTTGTGCCTTTGCCGATCTCAACTCAACCACATATCAAGTCACAGTTTCTTCCTCACACTCAGCTCCTTTCGCAAACTTCACCGCCACTGTACAACAGAAAAACCCTTCAGTTAAAACCCTCTTATCCATTGGTGGAGGAAATGCTAATGCCTCAACTTTTGCATCAATGGCTAGCCAAAACAGTACCCGTAAATCATTCATAGATTCCTCTATAAAGCTAGCCAGGTCTTACAACTTTTATGGCCTTGACCTTGACTGGGAGTACCCATCTTCAGCCACTGAAATGACCAACTTTGGCTATCTCCTCAACGAGTGGAGAGCTGCAGTGGCCAACGAGTCTAAGACCTCTAACAAGACAGCGTTGCTTCTATCTGCAGCTGTGTTTTACACTTCAAGCTACTATGGAGGCTTGAATTATCCTTTTCAAGCTATTTCAAACAGTTCGGATTGGATCAATATTATGGCCTATGATTTTTATGGACCCAGTTGGGCACCAAATTTTACTGCACCTCCTGCTGGGTTGTACAATATTACAACAAGCCAAATTAGCGGAGATACTGGGATCAAAGCTTGGATTCAGGCTGTGCCAGCCAAAAAAGTGGTATATGGAATTCCATTTTATGGCTACGCATGGAGTTTAGTAAATGCTAATAACCATGGAATATTTGCACCTGCTAATGGGACAGCTACCGCTATATCCTCTGACGGGTCCATAACATATAGCCAAATCAAGGGTCTCAAAAATTTCACAGCAGTGTACAATTCCTCCATTGTTACAAACTATTGTTATTCTGGGACGACATGGATTGGTTATGATGATACGAATAGTACGTCTACCAAGGTAACATATGCTAAGGGAAAGGGATTGCTTGGTTACTTTGCATGGCACGTTGGTGCAGACCTAAATTCGATCCTTGCTCAAGCAG CTTCAAGTGCATGGGGAGCATAG